A region of the Candidatus Binatus sp. genome:
CGACTGACGTACAATCCGGCCTAGCCGAAACTTGCTTCCTGCCGTCACCAGATACTACCGAAAAGGAAACTTGGTACATCAACATGGGGGCAGCCAACAAGACAATGTTCACGCTGCAAGCTGTGGTCAACGCAGCGCACTAAACAGGCGAAAGGACCAACCACCAGCAGCGAGACTCGGCCGAGCGAAGCATTCGGGTGCCGCGCGGCGCTAATCGGCTCTTTCGGCCGCGAACAAACTAGTCCCACCCGGGCCGTCCCCGCGAATTCGGGGCCGATGGCAACGCGCTGCGCTGAGCGCAATGCGGGCTTAAGGCGCCGGCGTTGGTTGTGGCACCAACCAAGCGTCGATTTGTATCGGGTAGCTCACGGCTTTTGCTCGCCTAGCAGGTTGCGGAAAAACCCGGCGAAAGACGATTTCGGCGAAGAGTAAGCATTACTACGATTGCGAGAGTGCGTCTTGGATCAATGTTGTCAGGGGTTAAAAACACTTTTTCCGCAACCTGCTAGGTCTATAGTTCCAAGGCTTTTCGCAATCATCGTCTGCGCAGTTGCGCTGATCGCAAGCTCCGAAAAGATCGTCCTCGGCTGCGGTTGGCGGCTGGACGGGCATGTATTCCGCACAGAACCAAGTCCTGTGCTGCTTCCGAAACACGTCATCCTCGTAATCTACATGGCCCCAAACAGTCAGCGGCGCGTGGCCTTGGCGAATGCCAATGATGCTCAATGGGAAGATGGCGAGTCTCGCATCATAAAATTCCTAAGGCAATGCCCGCTTAGTTGAAGTCGCCCCAGGCCAACGCGCCAACGTGAACAGACCTCGACGTTCTCTGGGAAACTTAGTTCAGAGCGTCTCGCGGGGCTACCAGGGCAAGCCGAGCATATCGATCGGACCAGACGGCCACGCCTTTTCTGCAAGCGCCAAAATCATCGTGTCGTGCGGATATGTTGCGGTAGTTCCCGAGCGTGAGAACGTAGTGGAACCTGGAACGCCAATCCAGCCGAGTTTCGCGTAGACGGGTGACACCTCGTGCCGGCAGAGCAGCAATCCAAATTCGACGCCCAGATCACGCTTCATGAACTCAGCCGCGCGGGACAGCATCGCACTGGCGACGCCTCGGTGACGAAATTGAGGCTTCGTCGCTACTCCGCCGATTCCGCCAACTTTGACGATCGCGCCGCCGACAGATACCTCACGGTCGAGAATAGCGAGCCGTCCGGCAAGCTGTTCTTCGAGACTCAGGATCGCGTAATAGTCCGGCGCTCCCCAGCGATCGGCAGGTCCGAACTCCTCCTCAAACCACTCGCGCAGTTCCTTGGCCAAGGCCGGATCGGTTTCCACTGCTGGAAGGAG
Encoded here:
- a CDS encoding GNAT family N-acetyltransferase, translated to MNQRIRLLPAVETDPALAKELREWFEEEFGPADRWGAPDYYAILSLEEQLAGRLAILDREVSVGGAIVKVGGIGGVATKPQFRHRGVASAMLSRAAEFMKRDLGVEFGLLLCRHEVSPVYAKLGWIGVPGSTTFSRSGTTATYPHDTMILALAEKAWPSGPIDMLGLPW